A single Nostoc sp. GT001 DNA region contains:
- a CDS encoding DDE-type integrase/transposase/recombinase, with product MLSDDEFNQWCCCLKLSEKAQQEIQQVRSSTPSRRVRGTHNNVTGRYPSRKMGLSIQFESHKVELPFIYQLEHDEDVLEYYDQPPSFKLSYQEASGRNLGFYITPDFFVIRTNSVGWVECKPEEKLHQLAQKSSRRYILGDDSQWHSPQAEQYAQQFGFFFRLWSNAEINWTLHRNLEFLADYYKADAFEVAKATRNTILSMISAQPGITLANLLHHGEGVSTDDIYHLIADEEIYVNLTAFPLVEAERCLLFIDKLYEETYSAIILSKSTTNTIHSLGIELTPGIAVLYSGKSLTITLVGEAEVLLQTEEQQIVTLSLTTFDDLVKQGKITKSSTQKTDEFDNQVMDLFKRASFSDLMAANRRYRLIYPYLDGQPIKTNTPQERSLRNWLTAYKQAQQKYGYGYLGILHFENKKGNRHRKLPQHILKLIEKFITEKYETKKQKCKQSVYNEFVHFCVETGISELQVPSYKTFIKEIKKRSGYEQTVRREGLRGAYQLEPFYWELEVTTPRHGDFPFHICHIDHTESDIELRCSKTGKVLGRVWITLLVDAFSRRILGVYASYDPPSYRSCMMVLRICVKRYGRLPQTIVTDNAKEFYSTYFETLLALFECTLKHRPTTKSRFSSVCERLFGTTNTQFFYNLAGNTQITKKVRLMTKSVSPKNLSLWTLGWLYLYLCEWAYSIYDIIEHPSLEGQSPREVFSAGIAQYGSRNHRRIPYDENFRILTLPTTNKSRAKVQPGKGVKVEQKYYWSNTFRDPEIENTSVDVRYDPFNAGIAYAYVWGQWVECISEYYSLFRGRSEKEVQIATTQLKKQKQNHTSSYKIRAKQLGEFIASLEGEEILLEQRLRDKQAQEVFQVIEGELPLQSPYIQSQTINEEKEQNKLNSSRESALEVNPEKLKLFKIY from the coding sequence ATGCTGAGTGATGATGAATTTAACCAATGGTGCTGCTGTCTAAAGCTATCAGAGAAAGCACAACAGGAAATCCAACAAGTCCGCTCATCTACTCCCTCCCGTCGTGTCAGAGGCACTCATAACAATGTTACAGGACGTTACCCTAGTCGAAAGATGGGGTTGAGCATTCAATTTGAGTCTCATAAAGTAGAACTTCCTTTTATCTACCAACTCGAACATGATGAAGATGTTCTAGAGTATTACGACCAACCTCCGTCTTTTAAACTCAGTTATCAAGAAGCATCAGGACGCAATCTTGGTTTTTACATTACCCCAGACTTCTTTGTTATCCGTACTAACTCTGTTGGATGGGTAGAGTGTAAACCAGAAGAGAAATTACATCAATTAGCTCAAAAAAGCTCTCGGCGTTACATTTTAGGTGATGACAGTCAGTGGCACAGCCCACAAGCTGAACAATATGCTCAACAGTTTGGCTTCTTTTTCCGTCTTTGGTCAAATGCTGAGATTAATTGGACACTACATCGTAATCTAGAATTTTTGGCAGATTACTATAAAGCAGATGCTTTTGAAGTGGCAAAAGCGACTCGAAATACCATCCTTTCAATGATATCTGCACAACCAGGTATAACTTTAGCAAATCTTCTTCATCATGGTGAAGGGGTCAGTACAGATGACATTTATCATCTGATTGCTGATGAAGAAATCTATGTAAATTTAACAGCATTTCCATTGGTAGAAGCCGAAAGATGTCTTTTATTTATTGACAAACTATACGAAGAAACGTATAGCGCAATCATTTTATCTAAATCAACGACAAATACCATTCACTCACTAGGAATTGAACTTACCCCTGGTATAGCCGTTTTGTATAGCGGCAAAAGTCTGACCATTACTTTAGTAGGAGAAGCAGAAGTTTTACTTCAAACAGAAGAGCAGCAAATTGTCACATTATCTTTGACAACTTTTGATGATTTAGTAAAACAAGGTAAAATCACCAAATCCAGTACTCAGAAAACGGATGAATTTGATAATCAAGTAATGGATTTATTTAAAAGAGCTAGCTTTTCAGACCTAATGGCAGCTAATCGTCGTTATCGTTTGATTTATCCTTATTTAGATGGACAACCAATTAAAACAAATACACCACAAGAACGCTCTTTAAGAAATTGGTTGACAGCTTACAAACAAGCACAACAAAAATATGGATATGGCTACTTGGGAATACTACATTTTGAGAATAAAAAAGGTAATCGTCATCGAAAGCTACCTCAACATATTCTCAAATTGATAGAGAAATTTATTACAGAAAAATACGAAACTAAAAAACAAAAGTGCAAACAGTCCGTTTATAACGAATTTGTCCACTTCTGTGTCGAAACCGGAATTTCTGAACTTCAAGTTCCCAGTTATAAAACTTTTATCAAAGAAATTAAAAAACGTTCTGGTTACGAACAAACTGTCAGAAGAGAAGGACTTCGCGGTGCTTATCAATTAGAACCCTTTTATTGGGAGTTAGAAGTAACAACACCTCGTCATGGGGATTTTCCCTTCCATATTTGCCATATTGACCACACCGAATCAGATATTGAACTCAGATGCTCTAAAACAGGAAAAGTTCTTGGAAGAGTTTGGATAACATTACTTGTGGATGCATTCTCTCGGCGGATTTTAGGAGTTTATGCCAGCTATGATCCTCCTTCCTATCGTTCGTGTATGATGGTGCTGCGAATATGTGTAAAACGTTATGGACGGCTGCCTCAAACTATCGTCACAGATAACGCTAAAGAATTTTATAGCACTTATTTTGAAACTTTGCTGGCTTTGTTTGAATGTACTCTTAAGCATCGCCCTACTACCAAATCTCGATTTAGTAGCGTGTGTGAACGCTTGTTTGGAACTACTAACACCCAGTTTTTCTACAATTTAGCTGGCAATACCCAAATTACAAAAAAAGTCAGACTGATGACTAAATCAGTCAGTCCCAAGAATTTATCACTGTGGACTTTGGGATGGTTATACTTATATCTGTGTGAATGGGCTTACTCTATTTATGACATCATTGAACATCCAAGTTTAGAAGGGCAGAGTCCACGAGAAGTCTTTAGTGCAGGAATTGCTCAATATGGTAGTCGTAACCATCGTCGTATTCCCTATGACGAAAATTTTCGCATCCTAACTTTGCCTACTACTAACAAGAGTAGAGCGAAAGTGCAGCCAGGAAAAGGAGTCAAAGTTGAGCAGAAATACTACTGGTCAAATACCTTTCGTGACCCAGAAATAGAAAATACTTCAGTCGATGTTAGATATGATCCTTTTAATGCAGGGATTGCCTATGCTTATGTTTGGGGACAATGGGTTGAGTGCATTAGTGAATATTATTCTCTATTCCGAGGACGTTCTGAAAAAGAAGTTCAAATAGCAACTACCCAACTCAAGAAACAAAAACAAAACCATACTTCTAGTTACAAAATTCG
- a CDS encoding pentapeptide repeat-containing protein: MSVQEPLNGWNTKRKLLIIVLAIAGAIAVLPVLYRVNWVGFGADSNKSVTVEEVINPRDGKIVKLTKTTEHFQSGKTLWDWLGLAGTLAIPIVLYQFQRSEKQQVDITSREEAMLAYFKHISELLIDKELKLLITKKQEDTNFKDPKLNALLDAARACTLSILRRLDKDGERKGRIIRFLSDVGLIGELNLEQAELTNANLNNVKLKGAKLGYAKLSNANLSLTDSRIIKRIKKALPTLSGCVDAEVLLYCADLQNADLSGRFLPSACFKSAILKNAILKNTDLSNADLSNADLRNTDLTNANLNGTDLTDADLTGAILPDGNKYELRQQLKQFGVGNY; the protein is encoded by the coding sequence ATGAGCGTGCAAGAACCTCTGAATGGCTGGAACACAAAGCGTAAGCTACTAATAATAGTGCTAGCTATTGCTGGAGCTATTGCAGTTCTTCCTGTATTGTACCGAGTGAATTGGGTTGGATTCGGTGCCGACTCTAATAAATCAGTAACTGTAGAAGAGGTAATTAATCCTAGAGATGGAAAAATTGTTAAACTTACAAAAACTACTGAGCATTTTCAATCAGGTAAAACACTTTGGGACTGGTTAGGGCTGGCTGGTACACTTGCGATTCCAATTGTGTTGTACCAATTTCAGCGTAGTGAAAAACAACAAGTTGATATTACTTCTCGTGAAGAAGCGATGCTGGCTTACTTCAAACATATTTCAGAACTACTTATAGACAAAGAACTAAAACTGTTAATTACTAAAAAACAAGAAGATACGAATTTCAAAGACCCTAAACTAAATGCATTACTAGACGCAGCGCGCGCGTGTACTTTATCAATACTACGCAGGCTAGATAAAGACGGAGAACGCAAAGGACGCATCATTCGATTTCTAAGTGACGTAGGATTGATAGGTGAGTTGAATTTAGAACAGGCTGAATTGACTAATGCCAACTTAAATAATGTTAAACTCAAGGGTGCTAAATTAGGTTACGCAAAATTAAGTAACGCTAACTTAAGTCTTACCGATTCACGCATTATAAAAAGAATCAAGAAAGCATTACCAACATTATCAGGTTGTGTTGATGCTGAAGTTCTGCTATACTGCGCTGACTTACAAAATGCCGACTTGAGCGGACGCTTTTTGCCTAGTGCTTGCTTCAAAAGTGCTATTCTTAAAAATGCCATTCTTAAAAATACTGACTTAAGCAATGCCGACCTTAGCAATGCCGATCTGCGTAACACCGATTTAACAAATGCGAACTTAAATGGTACTGATTTAACTGATGCCGACTTGACAGGTGCTATCTTACCAGATGGTAACAAGTATGAATTGAGACAACAGCTTAAACAATTTGGAGTTGGTAACTATTAA
- a CDS encoding GlsB/YeaQ/YmgE family stress response membrane protein, producing MNILAWIVLGLIAGAIAKAIYPGHQGGGILGTILLGIIGAFVGGSLGVFFNTGTFTLAASTLSIPGIAVAVLGAIVAVFLWNALTSRSAL from the coding sequence ATGAATATTCTTGCTTGGATTGTTTTAGGTCTAATTGCTGGTGCTATTGCCAAGGCTATCTACCCCGGTCATCAAGGTGGCGGAATTCTCGGAACAATCTTATTAGGAATCATCGGTGCTTTTGTTGGTGGCAGTCTGGGTGTATTCTTCAATACAGGAACCTTTACTCTAGCAGCTTCAACTCTTAGCATTCCCGGTATCGCGGTAGCAGTTCTTGGTGCAATTGTCGCAGTCTTCTTGTGGAACGCGTTAACTAGCCGCAGTGCTTTGTAA
- a CDS encoding low temperature requirement protein A: protein MANFLQPPRLRIGEDTEEERRATWLELFYDLVFVVAISQLAHNLNEDISLSGLFGFVVLFIPVWWSWIGTTFYANRFDSDDVGHRLLIGLQMLTAAAMAINIHHGLDESSPGFAISYALGRAVLVIEYVRAGRHIPFARPLTTRYAIGFAIAALLWLISASVPIPWRFGFWTLGIVIDFATPLTGRKFQIGLLPHASHLPERFGLFTIIVLGEAIIAVVNGVSEQKWDVLTVISAVFGLIIAFSWWWVYFDNLGGKPIEMARTHGKVGVVNLWLYTHLPLVIGITAAGVGVEQILLSKPTLALPDSQRWLICGSVALCSLAVSILHRFGVIRYCKIRSQYRLAGAVLLLAIAFLGKGLLPVAVISLVAVVSAVQVVQDLYQSRPTTRLVDPEI, encoded by the coding sequence ATGGCAAATTTTCTCCAACCGCCAAGGTTACGCATTGGTGAAGACACTGAAGAAGAACGACGTGCCACTTGGCTAGAACTGTTTTATGATTTAGTTTTTGTCGTTGCAATTTCTCAACTCGCCCACAATCTCAACGAGGATATTTCTCTATCAGGATTATTTGGGTTTGTAGTTCTATTTATACCAGTTTGGTGGTCATGGATTGGCACTACATTCTATGCGAACCGCTTTGACAGCGATGATGTGGGACATAGACTGCTGATTGGTTTACAAATGCTGACAGCAGCAGCGATGGCTATTAACATCCACCACGGTTTGGATGAGAGTTCCCCTGGTTTTGCCATTTCCTATGCTCTTGGTCGAGCTGTGCTTGTAATAGAGTACGTCCGTGCTGGAAGACATATCCCCTTTGCACGTCCTTTAACTACTCGCTACGCTATTGGTTTTGCGATCGCAGCCTTGCTGTGGTTAATATCAGCATCTGTACCCATTCCTTGGCGGTTCGGATTTTGGACGCTGGGAATTGTTATTGACTTTGCTACACCCCTAACAGGACGTAAGTTTCAGATCGGGTTACTCCCCCACGCCTCGCACTTACCGGAGCGTTTCGGGCTATTCACCATTATTGTTTTGGGTGAAGCAATCATTGCAGTAGTCAATGGTGTCTCTGAGCAGAAATGGGATGTTTTGACCGTAATTTCCGCCGTGTTTGGTCTAATTATCGCCTTTAGTTGGTGGTGGGTTTATTTTGATAACCTGGGTGGTAAACCTATTGAGATGGCGCGGACACATGGAAAAGTTGGTGTTGTTAATCTCTGGCTTTACACCCATTTACCGCTAGTGATTGGGATTACTGCTGCTGGAGTCGGTGTAGAACAAATCTTGTTGAGTAAGCCAACTTTAGCACTACCCGATTCCCAGCGATGGCTCATCTGCGGTTCAGTAGCATTATGCTCTCTAGCTGTCAGTATTCTCCATAGATTTGGGGTGATCCGTTATTGCAAAATCCGTTCCCAGTATCGACTTGCGGGTGCAGTCCTGCTGCTAGCGATCGCCTTTTTAGGGAAAGGTTTGTTACCTGTTGCAGTCATTAGCCTTGTAGCTGTAGTTTCTGCTGTCCAAGTCGTTCAAGATTTGTATCAGAGCCGTCCCACTACCCGCTTGGTTGACCCAGAAATCTAG